The Christiangramia flava JLT2011 genome has a segment encoding these proteins:
- a CDS encoding cation transporter, translated as MQKSVFEISKMDCPSEENLIRMKLDGISGIKNLDFDIPNRRLQVFHQGEVQEIEKSILDLNLGGKRLQTQETDQTDFSENTQQKKLLWSVLIINFLFFIIEMTTGFFSKSMGLVADSLDMLADSFVYGISLFAVGGSVLLKKKIARLAGIFQLILAIIGFGEVLRRFFSEEKMPDFTMMIIVSIFALIANGICLYLLQQSKSKQEAHMKASMIFTSNDVIINLGVILAALLVHWLNSNKPDLVIGSIVFILVVQGAIRILKLGK; from the coding sequence ATGCAAAAATCGGTATTTGAAATCTCAAAAATGGATTGCCCTTCGGAAGAGAACCTGATCCGTATGAAACTAGACGGCATTTCCGGTATTAAAAACCTGGATTTTGATATTCCAAACCGCAGGCTACAGGTATTTCATCAGGGTGAAGTTCAGGAGATCGAAAAATCCATTTTGGACCTTAACCTTGGCGGCAAAAGACTGCAAACGCAAGAAACCGATCAAACTGATTTTTCTGAAAACACCCAACAGAAGAAACTGCTCTGGTCTGTCCTAATCATCAATTTCCTGTTTTTTATCATCGAAATGACCACGGGTTTCTTCTCTAAATCGATGGGTCTGGTCGCCGATAGCCTGGACATGCTGGCCGATTCTTTCGTTTACGGTATCAGCCTTTTTGCAGTGGGAGGTTCTGTTCTTCTGAAAAAGAAAATCGCCAGGCTGGCAGGAATTTTTCAGCTGATCCTGGCAATTATTGGCTTCGGGGAGGTGTTGCGCCGATTCTTTTCCGAAGAAAAAATGCCTGATTTTACCATGATGATCATCGTATCTATTTTTGCTTTGATCGCCAACGGGATTTGTCTTTACCTGCTTCAGCAATCAAAAAGCAAACAGGAAGCGCACATGAAAGCGAGCATGATCTTTACGTCCAATGATGTCATTATTAATCTTGGGGTCATCCTCGCGGCACTGCTGGTTCACTGGCTCAATTCGAATAAACCTGACCTTGTAATAGGTTCGATCGTTTTTATCCTGGTCGTGCAGGGTGCCATTAGGATACTGAAACTGGGCAAGTAG
- a CDS encoding T9SS type B sorting domain-containing protein, whose amino-acid sequence MFIRNVFTLLLFITLIFPNCHLNSQTGITPRDLKKGFIKNQGQIIDQYGNPNDSVLFLLNTKGLNIHLKQNGFSYDVYQPQKKINTQTSPKFLEPAFRKAISKNAENIYQRIDFTFLNTCRNLVIQEISPVSYCSNYYNVPGREEGIINVPSYKKVIYKNLYKGIDLEFVIPEDSTKPVEYNFIISPDGDISEIQFKLSGPEVSINDNSLSIDLISGTLQEMIPQSWIEKNSKKTEVTVNYKKLGENVYGFQLNQFLPMKGKLIIDPTPVRKWATYFGGDMAEGSYSSSMDYDSLGNTYYVGWTTSDNMATVGSFQTYNFIAESHLNPQTGILAKFDPSGNLVWSSYYGGKGPTEFLGVKVDSHDNIIGVGYTFSDTHIATTNALQAQIGGEHDGFVVKFDSEGRRAWGSYYGGVDQDVVKAVTVDKNDHIYLLGSTKSSDNILYGSNSFDTKKDGQEGFLARLDQNGNIQWSSYYGGEGEDSFTSIDIGPDSKLYALGYTNSSSEIATNGTYKPNITPNGPQTGDMIDSFLVKFSLEGNRLWGSYFGGNAIDWGLDLKVDNDSNIIIAGATQSNTEIGQTTSHQSEKGGDSADWDDFLAKFSSSGKLLWSTYYGGLERENYTSCAVETDKSNNIYLVGGTSSSNNISTPCSYKETFDGYENAFLAKFDEFGNCIWGTYYGKNQVIATDVKKFGEFIYIFGITSSNEGIASENSYQSQIKYEDNFIVKFSKGEDEVEVEAPKIVCQNQSLNLYASGGISYRWSGPNNFSSIEANPVIPEVTQDNTGIYEVSIETQSGCDQIRKFMIEVTEPPMAHEVPTLFACDDNNDGFSEYFDTSGIDATLLSGQTNMDITYYDEDGEELGNVLSNPFTNTIKNEQTLRARVTNTFSGCYAETFIKLKTTSAPMINTPDDLYSCNEENGYAYFDTSDIENQILNSQNGLKVFYYDENRNQLSSPIATNFRNTVPWQQEIFIRVEDENNKICQAETSFLLIVNQMPEINLEEKYYLCDLENFISLNANEDFDSWEWTQEDGTVISTENTVSLENAGFYTLKVTKYTNGIICQKSFDVELIRSTLPRIDYVTVNSLSNNNSLEIIASGDGEFEYSIDGIQFQNENVFLDLPGGTYIAEVRDKLGCGSDFKRVSIFDYPKFFTPNNDGYNDFWQLQGTEGLSPSKIRIFDRYGKLLKELSSQSRGWDGTFNGHPMPSDDYWFQTYLSNETNIKGHFSLIRE is encoded by the coding sequence ATGTTTATAAGAAATGTTTTCACCCTTCTATTATTCATAACCTTAATTTTTCCTAATTGCCATTTAAATTCCCAAACAGGAATTACGCCACGTGATCTAAAAAAGGGTTTTATAAAGAACCAGGGGCAGATTATTGATCAGTATGGAAACCCTAATGATTCTGTATTATTTTTACTGAATACAAAAGGCTTGAACATACATTTAAAACAAAATGGTTTTTCCTACGATGTTTACCAGCCTCAAAAAAAAATTAATACCCAAACTTCTCCAAAATTTCTGGAACCAGCGTTTAGAAAGGCTATTTCAAAAAATGCTGAAAATATTTATCAAAGAATAGATTTTACATTTTTGAATACTTGTAGAAATTTGGTTATTCAGGAAATCTCACCAGTTTCATACTGTTCTAATTATTATAATGTTCCCGGAAGAGAGGAAGGTATTATTAACGTTCCATCTTATAAAAAGGTAATTTATAAAAACCTATATAAAGGTATTGACCTCGAGTTCGTTATTCCGGAAGATTCAACAAAACCGGTAGAGTACAATTTTATCATTTCGCCTGATGGTGATATTTCTGAAATACAATTTAAACTCTCAGGGCCAGAGGTTTCAATTAATGACAATTCGCTGTCTATAGATCTGATCTCCGGAACACTTCAAGAAATGATTCCACAAAGTTGGATAGAAAAAAATTCCAAAAAAACAGAAGTGACCGTGAACTATAAAAAGCTCGGGGAAAATGTTTATGGTTTTCAACTTAATCAATTTCTTCCAATGAAAGGAAAGCTAATTATTGATCCAACGCCTGTTCGTAAATGGGCTACTTATTTTGGAGGCGACATGGCTGAAGGTTCCTATTCTTCGAGTATGGATTATGATTCTTTGGGAAATACATATTATGTAGGTTGGACTACTAGTGATAATATGGCTACAGTGGGAAGTTTTCAAACTTATAATTTTATTGCTGAATCCCACCTCAATCCCCAAACAGGGATACTTGCAAAATTCGATCCTTCTGGAAACCTTGTATGGTCAAGCTATTATGGTGGAAAGGGCCCTACAGAATTTCTAGGCGTCAAAGTAGATTCCCATGATAATATTATTGGTGTAGGATATACTTTTTCTGATACTCATATTGCTACAACAAATGCTCTCCAGGCACAAATAGGTGGAGAGCATGATGGTTTTGTTGTAAAATTCGACTCAGAGGGGCGCCGTGCATGGGGAAGCTACTATGGAGGGGTTGACCAGGATGTAGTAAAAGCGGTAACGGTAGACAAAAATGATCATATTTATTTGCTGGGGTCCACCAAAAGCTCAGATAATATATTATATGGCAGCAATTCATTTGATACCAAAAAAGATGGCCAGGAAGGTTTTCTGGCGCGGCTGGATCAGAATGGAAACATTCAGTGGAGCTCATATTATGGGGGCGAGGGCGAGGATAGTTTTACCAGCATTGATATAGGCCCAGATTCAAAACTCTATGCTCTTGGATATACAAATAGTTCCAGCGAAATTGCCACCAACGGAACCTATAAACCAAATATCACACCTAACGGTCCGCAAACAGGCGATATGATTGATTCGTTTTTAGTAAAATTCAGTTTAGAAGGAAATCGATTATGGGGTAGCTATTTCGGTGGAAATGCTATAGATTGGGGTTTGGATTTAAAAGTTGATAATGATTCTAATATTATAATTGCTGGAGCTACTCAAAGCAATACGGAAATTGGTCAAACTACCTCCCATCAAAGCGAAAAAGGAGGAGATTCAGCAGATTGGGACGATTTTCTTGCAAAATTCAGCAGTTCCGGGAAACTGCTCTGGTCAACCTATTACGGCGGGCTCGAAAGGGAAAACTACACGTCCTGCGCCGTTGAAACCGATAAATCTAATAACATTTATTTAGTTGGAGGGACTTCCAGTTCGAACAATATATCAACTCCATGTAGTTATAAGGAAACTTTCGATGGTTATGAAAATGCTTTTTTAGCAAAATTTGACGAATTCGGAAATTGTATTTGGGGGACATACTACGGCAAGAACCAGGTGATTGCAACTGATGTTAAAAAATTCGGGGAATTTATTTATATTTTTGGAATAACCAGTAGTAATGAAGGAATAGCATCGGAGAACTCCTACCAGTCGCAAATTAAATACGAAGACAATTTTATTGTCAAATTTTCAAAGGGTGAAGATGAAGTTGAAGTTGAGGCTCCTAAAATTGTTTGTCAGAATCAATCTTTAAATCTTTACGCTTCCGGTGGAATTAGTTACAGATGGTCTGGACCTAATAATTTCTCCAGCATAGAGGCAAATCCTGTAATTCCAGAAGTAACACAGGATAATACGGGAATTTATGAAGTATCTATCGAAACTCAATCAGGATGTGATCAAATTAGAAAATTTATGATTGAAGTAACAGAACCACCAATGGCTCATGAAGTTCCAACCTTGTTTGCCTGTGATGATAACAATGATGGATTCTCTGAATATTTTGATACATCTGGTATTGATGCAACCCTGCTCTCCGGTCAGACCAATATGGATATAACCTACTATGATGAAGATGGAGAAGAATTAGGTAACGTGCTGTCAAATCCCTTTACAAATACCATTAAAAATGAACAAACCTTACGAGCAAGAGTCACCAACACTTTCTCTGGATGTTACGCTGAAACTTTTATTAAACTAAAGACCACTTCCGCTCCAATGATCAATACTCCAGATGATCTTTATAGCTGTAATGAAGAAAATGGATATGCCTATTTTGACACATCAGACATTGAAAATCAAATCCTTAATAGCCAAAATGGGCTAAAAGTATTTTATTATGATGAGAATAGAAATCAGCTATCATCCCCTATTGCTACAAATTTCAGAAATACCGTTCCATGGCAACAAGAAATTTTTATAAGAGTGGAGGATGAAAATAACAAAATATGTCAGGCAGAAACGAGCTTTTTATTGATTGTAAATCAAATGCCTGAAATTAATCTGGAAGAAAAATATTATTTATGCGATTTAGAAAATTTTATTAGTCTAAATGCCAATGAAGATTTTGACAGTTGGGAATGGACTCAGGAAGATGGTACGGTCATTTCTACCGAAAATACTGTGTCCCTAGAAAATGCTGGTTTTTATACCCTCAAGGTTACAAAGTATACAAATGGAATAATTTGTCAAAAATCATTTGATGTAGAGTTAATTAGATCCACTTTACCGCGTATAGATTATGTAACTGTAAATAGTCTATCAAATAATAACTCTCTTGAAATTATAGCCTCTGGAGATGGCGAATTTGAATACTCTATAGATGGAATACAGTTTCAAAATGAAAATGTATTCCTGGATCTTCCTGGCGGCACTTATATTGCTGAAGTAAGGGATAAATTAGGATGCGGCTCAGATTTTAAAAGAGTTAGCATCTTCGATTATCCTAAATTTTTCACCCCAAATAATGATGGATATAATGATTTTTGGCAACTTCAGGGTACAGAGGGATTGTCACCTTCTAAAATTCGGATATTTGATAGGTACGGGAAACTACTAAAAGAATTATCTTCTCAAAGCCGTGGTTGGGATGGAACGTTTAATGGCCATCCAATGCCTTCTGATGATTACTGGTTCCAAACTTACCTTAGTAACGAAACAAATATTAAAGGCCACTTTTCTTTGATTCGGGAATAA
- a CDS encoding ATP-binding cassette domain-containing protein, translating to MAFHDHIRFMLIISFLSFMNTLHVDSIRKVYAEKVILSDIFLSCSPGEIVGLLGRNGSGKSTLLKIIFGVEASENRFVRIGNKVLQNFSSSSKLINYLAQDHFLPEGLKVKHLISLFLPKSKRKLLLEQEFIRPLTERKVQNLSGGQKRLVEILLLIYSEADYVLLDEPFNGVSPILRESITQILQQEKTRKGFIITDHDYRNVLKIADRTLLLENACLKEIKATEDLVRFSYIGGNSV from the coding sequence CGACCATATCCGGTTTATGCTTATTATTAGCTTTCTCTCTTTTATGAATACGCTGCATGTAGATAGCATCAGAAAAGTATATGCTGAAAAAGTGATTTTGAGCGACATCTTCCTGTCGTGTTCTCCAGGAGAAATAGTTGGATTATTAGGTAGAAACGGTTCTGGCAAGTCAACACTTCTGAAGATCATATTTGGAGTAGAAGCTTCGGAAAACCGATTTGTGCGCATAGGCAACAAGGTATTGCAGAATTTTTCCTCCTCCTCCAAACTGATCAATTACCTTGCTCAAGATCATTTTCTGCCGGAAGGACTGAAAGTAAAACATCTTATTTCCCTGTTTCTTCCGAAGAGCAAAAGAAAATTATTACTGGAACAGGAGTTTATAAGACCTTTGACGGAAAGGAAGGTCCAAAATCTTTCGGGCGGACAAAAAAGACTAGTAGAAATCCTGTTATTAATATATTCTGAAGCTGATTATGTCTTATTAGATGAACCATTTAACGGGGTGAGCCCTATACTTCGGGAATCGATCACCCAGATCCTCCAACAGGAGAAAACAAGAAAAGGCTTCATCATTACAGATCATGACTACAGAAATGTCCTAAAAATTGCCGATAGAACGCTGCTTCTGGAAAATGCTTGTTTGAAGGAAATCAAGGCTACCGAAGACCTGGTAAGGTTTAGCTATATTGGGGGAAATTCAGTATAA